GAAAATGCCTTGGTCTGACCTGGATTATCCAAGACGGTGTCATTCTTACTCAGGAATTATTAAAAGCATTGGTGCCACTAGTGATTATTCTTATTTATCCCTTGTTTCTTTCGGAATTGATACTTGCAGAGGGGCAAGCCCTCTGATAGAATTAACTAGGACTTCTTATAGCGTCCTTCTCTATACGGGCTCCTCTCCTGTACCATTCTGGCTTATCATGTATCATAACTTCATCTCTATCTATTCTTTTAAATGATTCACCTGTTGAACTCGTTTATACTTACTGTGGTCTTTGAAAAGGGATCCTCTATCCCATGCTTGTTCATTCTTTGTTGAGATGCCCTTTCTAGTTTCTAGGGTCCATATTTAAGTACTATATAAAGTATGTATAAGAGGGACCTTATCTTGGTTGAAGTATCCGAAGAATATAAACTTGCTTTCATTGAGTCTATTTTACTTCCCACTCTCGTTTACCATCTCGGTTCATATTCTTCTGAGCTACATTCCCCACAAAGTTGATATGAagattattctttttcttgacCTGTAAACCAACTCGCCCGGGGAGGGGataaacaaagaaaaggtctCTTTAACATTACtcatctttaaaaaattaagttgagCATCTGGTCTAGGATGGCTCTCTTCATTCTAGCAGTAAATGGAACATATCATAAAACTAAGTCCTTTCTTAGTCTCTCTGCAAATAGTACAGTCTTGAGACCTGGAAATTGCATCTTAGTTGGTAGAGAAGGTTTTCCATAAGTGTCTTAAATGGAAAATGGGTCATGTGAAAACAATTAAGGTTTTGGGTAATCTATCCCATTTACAACTGAAATGATCCATTTCCTTTGAAACATTGCTCCTGAGATCCTAACCATTCCCACTTTGCCATTTTGCTATGGATTATCATATAATTGTGCTTGTTATTTGGATTTTGTGAGTCTAACTGATTCCATTCTTTCCAACAAGAGTTTAAAGATATTTACTCCAACATCTACACTCCTCCCTCAGCTGTTAGATTTAAAGTTTAGAGTGTTGCTTAGAAAATTCCTTTGCTTCTCTTAAGCTTTTGTTTCACTTGGAATTTTTTCAACAGACTTCCTACTAAAGCTGGGTTAGGTAAGAGAACTTCTATTAATTTCTTGTGGGCTGATGGCTCATGGCCCATGTGTCATATATATAACTCATTAGAGTAGAAATTGTTTGTGCTGAAAACTGAAATTCTCAGTGTAATCCCACATGTGGGGTATGGGAGGATTGAGTGTACGCAgacttacccctaccttgtggaggtagagagttgtttccaatagaccttGGCTTAAGGAATAAGGAGTGCCTTTTCTAGGATTATGAGATAGAAACTGTACAcaatcttttcttgaatttgccTTCACTTAGATTCACCTTCTTTCCACCTATTCTTTGGAGTTATCCTATTTAGTGTTCTAAAGCCTCTTCTCTTAAGCAGTGTATAGACCATGGTCCTTACTCATTACTCAATTACTGTTTCTATTCTTCCATCAAGAACTTGGAAGCATGGAATGTAGTTCTTCTGTTCCAGCGATTCGCAGTTTTTAACAGTAGGTAATAGTTAAGAAGCCTTTCAAGAGATGATGGTCAAGAATGTGATTGAAGCCAGGAAACTACTACAGCCTATAtgctcacactcttcaaaaatgccaGAGAGtgtgttggatcctccaaaagtactGCATTTTTGGAAGATCTAACACGGCAAcattttggagagtccgagcaacattgACTATAGCTTCTACATGGCAGCATCCTTTTAGCCTCACAAGAAGTGGTTATTGAGAAAGTATTCTCAGTTCTTATCATCAGAAACTTGAGTCCCTTGTGATCTCAATTCCTACAATATTGCAAAAGTTTTTTCTCTGTATTGCTAAATTTATTGACTTTAAGTATTTGCTTTATTTGTAATCTTCTGTCTTTGTTGATCAGGTTATAGGAGGGAGGCGGCATTCCAATCAGATTAGTCCATCATTCTCAGCTGTCATATCTCAATCAAGAAGAACAACAATCTAAAAACGAGCTAAGCCCGCCAAGAAGGTTTCCCAAAACAGATATATATAGCGAAGTTCGGTTTTGTTTTTGCAGAGTTCAATCTTGTTGATGGAGTAGAAGCAGTTTCTTTTGTATGGACCCAATACTTTACATTAGACTATTTTATTTGGACAAAATGTTATATGAAATGTCAAAAGGCAGTATAATTCTGGAGGAGGAGGAAGTTTTGGTTCCTGCctttttaatcttatatatgcAATACACACTGGTCAACTAAAATATCGTTTAGATATTTGTAATTTAAAGTTTAGCCATGGTTGCTTGGTAGTTGGTACCAAATGAAGGATTCCCATCTTCTCTGGAAAAAACTATAAGCTCTTCTTTATGGCGATAATACCAAATTAAATTGGCGTGTGGTggtgtttattttatttttgatactTCCGGTGATTCGTGAATTCTCATTTGTTTTTTCAAcctatttgttgtttttattattgataAGAATTTTCTGGTTAAAAAACCCTATGAATGGATAAACACCTCAAAATCATACTAAAACCATGCTTTCACAAGTCGTCCCCCCAGAACTAAGACGAGAAAGCAACAACTAATCAGGCTAACAACAAAGAGGAATTTGAAATATCAAGTGGAAGAGCAAATGgaaacaaatagaaaatattacCCGTTTTAAGCAGTTCTCAATATAATTATACAGGGTTTCTAAACAACCGAGCAGTTTCTGGGATTGTGTTTCGACGAATCACCCCTTGTAGTAGCTTATTAATCAAGTACAGTACTAATTTAAgctcaaaaaagaagaaagagcaATTAGCTTTCTCTTCAGCATTCGAATCTATCAAAcaacaaaaactgaaaaatacacaaaaaagaAGTTGCATCAAAGCAAAGTGTGCTTAGTAGGTGTAGCCCTTGACAAACATTCCCTTCTTAGCTTCCTCACTTTCACCTTCTGCGGAGTATTTTCCGAGCTGAGCCAAGGAGTTTGCTTTTGCACGAATCAAGAGTGCCCTCTGTGCAGCATCCACATTCTCAGGACGTCCTTGCCATGTCTTGAGCACTGTGTTCTGGAGTGCTCTTGCATACGAGAAAGACACATGCCATGGGTTGGGGCTCTGGTTCATTGCGTGGAGGTTGAGTGTCGCTTCCACTTCAGATTGTCCTCCGGACAGAAACTGACAAGTAGAAAAACATACGATTTTTAGCACAGTTGAACAAGAAATAGAGCAATAAGTAGCAACTTAACTAAAGTTTTTCAAAGAAAGTAGAGTCCAAGCGTGTAGTTTCTCTAATCTTTCTAtggttaattttgattaaataaGAAACAAATGAGCGAATCGAGTCCTACCATGATTCCGGGAACCGCGGGAGGAACTCTTCTCTTCAACATGGTAAGTGTGTATTTAGCAATGGTATCTGGGGTAGCCTTTTCTTTGTGTTCAGCACCAGGAGTAACCATGCTAGGTTTGAGCAAAATACCTTCGAAAACAACATTGTTTTCTGCTAGGTAGTAGAAAACTTCTGCCCAAACACGTTCGGCAACTTCGAGGGTTCGTTCTATTGGGTGGTCTCCATCCAAAAGAATCTCAGGTTCTACTATTGGCACTAAACCATTGTCCTGTAGGGAAAACAAATGATCTTTAACAATCCATAAATAGAAAGACAAACTTATCGTTCCCCAGATCATGCAGATTCTTAAAGATTATCCTCCAATTCTGAAGATCAGAGGATATCCAAAAACAAATGCAACCAACTAAGGAGGTGGGTCTGTTGACTTAGTTATCTCACATTTTCTTGTACAATTTTGGAAAGATAGAAGAAGTCCTAAAAGTTACCTGAGAGATAGCAGCATATCGAGCAAGACCCCAAGCTGCTTCTTTTACAGCCAAAGCAGAAGGACCGCAAGGAATGCTAACAACTGTTCTCCTGAAAATTTTGAAGCCGCATATCATTCATGTTCCATAATTCTTCAGAAAAGTTTAATGCACTTTGATCTTCCAAGGAAAGAATAAGAGAAAACATGAGAGAGGAATAGCAGTAGAAAAGTGCAAGGCCACAACGTACCACTTGGCAAAACGTGCCCCTTGCTTGTAGTATTCAGCAGACCTAGAAGCCAATCCATCCAATCCTTGGCACCAAGATTCATTGTTGGATCCTGGTAGGGGAACCAAACCCTGCAAGTAAAAAAACAAGGGTTAAAATTGGACAAAGTTCACCAACAAAAATATTTGCagcaaaagtttaagaaagGTAGCAGCAAAATCTAAAGCGCAGAAGAAGTTACACAAAACATAGAAACAAGTTAAAAAGGACACCTTGTCAACTTTGATCCCAGGTACAATATTCTGATCACGCAAGACGTCAACAAACTTCTTCCCATCGGTAGTGGACTGGAAAAGTGTCTCTTCGAATAGAATGGATCCAGAGATGTAATCACCTAGGCCAGGAGTGGTCAACAAGAGTTGACGGTAAGCTTGTCTGTTTGCTTCTGTGTTGTCCAGACCAATTGACGCTAGTCTCTTTCCGGCAGTTGCATTCGATTCATCAATGGCGAGGATGCCTCTTCCAGGAGATGCAATAGTTTTCTACATCAAGTAAGCAACAGACAAAGGTTCAgcattattatattttgcagAACATCTTTTACCCCGCATTCTCCAAGTTTACAAGAATGTTAGGCAAAGGTGAGTTTTAATAAGCGGGTGGATATATCTAGCACTCCGTAGCATGTTGAAGCAAACACACTGATTGCGGCTCAGACCATGTTTATATATGcagaaaaaaatctttttatgtGCATACATGTAAAACAATAAACAATATAGTTGTTGCTTCGTACAAGAAAACCAATTTATAGATACAGGCATTCAGCTGAACATATCAACATCAACATATAAAAACAAAGTTTACCAACTAAACCTTTTCCCAATCCACCGAATCCAAGTTATTAAATCCGATCAGAAAACATGCAAACAAATGAAGTGTGTGTGCCTGGGAGAGATAGCACTTTCATGTAGCTCTGGAAaacaaattttcaaatgattaaCCTAAAATTAAGATTCTGAAGTCCTTTTTAAAttaggggtaaggtttgtgtacacaCTACCATCCCCATGCCCCACTTGCGGGACTACACTGGTATGTTGacatgttgtagttgttgttgtaaaaTTAGAATGAACCATGTAGCTGTTTTAGCTGTTTATAACTACAACCAAACTTATCAGCATCACTATAAACAATACAAACACAACAATTCTGACCAAAAACCAAACCTCTTAAACTTCCATCAACTCACTGAACAAAGCAGCAGCACACGTTCAAAATTCAGTataaaattcaacttaaaatgCATGATCTAAACTAAAAAGAAGCTTCTAGATCCAACTGATACTACAGCCAAACATATCAACATcagtatacaaatttaaataaacaaaaagttGACCAAACTAAACCTTCTCAATTTCAACCAATCCAACCAACCAAGGCAGCACAGTTGCAAAAATTCAGTATTCTACGGAATTCAATACAAAAAATCAACAGAAAATACATGATCtaaaccaaaaatataaaacaaatcaaGTTGCaccggaaaaaaaaaacttttagatCCGATCATAAAGCATGCAAACACATAAAAGTGAGAAACACAAACGTATATATacagatatagatatatagagaGAGTTACAGCGGTTTTGATGAGCTCATCGGTGTAAGATCCAGTAGCACGGACGACTGAAACACGGCGTTTCGAAACAGGCAACCGGCAGGAAGATCCAGACCGTTGATTGAACGATTGTTGACCGATCCACGAAGATGACGATGCGTTGAGCTTCACCAAACTAGAACTCgccatttttttcttctgaaaatcgcctctttcttctctctctgCGAAAAGAAATATAGCTTTTTGCGTATAAAGCGTCGCTGTTAAAcaatatatagaaaatgaaGTTTGGTGGGTTGGTAGCGACGGCTAACAGAGTGTGTGCTTTTTTTGCTAATTGGTGTCCTCGAAGAGTCCGCTAGTAAACAGTATGGACAATTCAAGCTACGGAGATACCAAATGAATACAAGGAAACTCGAGATTTTGAATTCGAGCCTAATAGCTATTagatgatatatatttttataatttgattaaaatgaaaataaattaatcagaTCAAATTTTTTCCATAATAAAATGAATGTGAAGTCCATTTCATTTCAAATGTTTCTATGATTTGGAAGTTCTTGATGTAGATGAAAAATGTTACTTAACCTAAATATATTTTGTGAATGGATGACTATTGATCGGTTTGATTTCAAAGTATCGATTTGATTTATTGGTAGGTTTGTAAACATGTTAAACTGTTATAGAATTATTAAGACATTGGCttattgattattgatttatcgcttattgattattgatttatcgGTTATTAAATCTTAGAAACAAGGTGACCAAATGAATCATACATTGCATCtttgctcaaaagcaaacatTATCACATTATAGAATAATCAAGAGTTTGAGACAACGAAATAAAGTACTCCCTCGGTctctccattccatattaattgaatttttgaggcatttttcattttttaaattaatttaattgttcagttttcaagactacttttagagtgttcttccaattttacccttcatttggattttcaatgtgatgacttcaataaatttgacaacaattaataagggtaaaaatggaaaactatgttcaatttatgtcttaatctacttttcttaaagggtgtgaaacacctaaaaaatttaattaatatggaatggagggagtatgaaACTAAATTCTAAGTCTAGACCCAATATGTGaaaaatagtactccctccgtttcaaaaagagtgatgtagtttgacttgacacggagtttaaaaatatattaaagacttttgaatcttgtgatcctaaattaaagtcatgtcaaatatacaaaattatcttttaattttgtggtcttaaacatgtcacgtgaaaaactaaaattaaaatgttaccaaaaaaggaaagatgtcgttatttttgaaacaaactaaaaaggaaagtgagttattctttttaaaatagagggagtacaataatatttttttaatttatgatcgAGTTATTGGTtaactttttaagaaaatatctcaaatcGTTAAGATCGTTATCAAAATCACTAAACATGTAACCTTTTTTCGGTTCAAATTATCGGTTTTGAAATGCCCTAAATCACATATTCTAATTATCTacctatatttttaaaaaataaaattagaaaagacagaaaaaaaaattaacaaaataaaaaatgttcagAATTGACaaatctaaaccctaaaaaagaTCTTCATCACCCTCAACAAAATCCCagctgaaaaaaaaaaccctaatctCCATCTGATATAATGATCCTATAACATTCACAATTCTTCCCTTCTGCAAATCCCAAATTTCCATAATTTTGAACTGAATCAATGTCTCAAGATGGAGCAACAGCCATGGATTGGAAGAAGGATGGTCAATCAACAAACCCTACCGGCAACGGAATCGGGAATTGTATTCGAAATGGATCAAACGGCGTTGTTTACCCACCGTACGCTTCTCACCGGCTGCGATTGAATCCTAGCGTTGATCACAAACCAGATAACTATGATGACCTTCAATTGGATTTCAGTCCGTTGTTGTTTAGTTCCCTTGAACGTTATCTTCCGCctgctcttctcaactcatcacGTGACCAGAAGGTTCATTATATGCGTGAAATTCTCCTCCGTTACTTTCCTGAAGGCGAACGCACTCGTGTAAGTTATCAGATTTTCAATTCTGCATTTTGAGTTTTGCATGTGTCAAGTCCTTGTTTTTATGCGCATTTTGattagtgtgtatatatatatgatgtaaGCTTGTGTGTCAATTGAGCTGTGACAGAAGGCTTAGAAGctggaaaggaaaaaaattgggATTTGTATGCAATGTATTTAGCATCCTAGTTTTTTCTGTGCTTTTGATTAGTGTGTATATGATATGTTAGAATGTGTGTGAATTGAGCTGAGATAGAATGATAATAAGCTGAAAATGGAAAGCATTTGGGAGGTGTATTGCAAAATGTTGCAGTTAGTTTGCTTCCTTGGTTTTCTGCACAGTTTGATTAGTGTACATATTATATGAATTGAGCTATTGAGCTGTGATAGAACACTGAAGCTGAAAATggaaataaattagaagatGGAATTCTTTTTTGGGCTTTGTATTGCAaaattttgtatgtatttgGCTTCCTTGTTTTTTTCTGCACTGTTTGATTATGTTAGAATGTAAGGCTGTGAATTGACCTGTGATAGAATGTTGAGAAGCTGGAAAAATTTTGGGCTTTGCATTATAAGATTTTGCATGTATTTTGCCTTTATGTGAGTTTGCTGTACCCTCTAAGTACAGTTATTTTCAATGTGGATTCCGGTTTTCTAGTGCTTGTTTCTAATTTGAGTACATGAAAAATCCTTTGTTAGTTAGTGCTAGAAAAATGACAAAGGGAGGTTTTTGAGCTCAATTATGTGGGTACGCAGTGTTGTGAATTGAGATATGATAGAATGCTGTTATGCtaagaataattaaaagaagttaaaagataaaaatttctGGGATTTTTGGTTGGTTATTACTGGAAATTTTAGGCGTTGTATTGCTTGTAACTGCCTTATGCAAGTTGCTGTTAGATACTCAGGATTAGTAGTGAATAACTTGGAAAACGTAGTGTCTGCCTTTAACTATCAGTTGATCTTGTGTTCTGCAGAACTGTTTATgctattttttggatttttatttatcttttgtatAGTTTGAgaagtaaaaatttaaaagactaTCTGaagtgaattaaaaaaatagtagatCTTTTAAAAGGATGGGAAATGCTTTTGTACAAATGAGGGGATGTCGTTTGTTTCTCATGAAGTTTTGAAGCACTCACCAGTGATAGTTAGCATAGACGATTGGTGTTATTCGTAGAGAACCTTTCTTTGGTGTAgtttctttacttttttctaAATACACACGgatcacaaaaatattttccacaaATTCAATGCAATTATTACTTTttcaaagggaaaaaagatTAGTAAGCTGAAGGTCCAATCTGATCTTTGAATTTGAGTACAATGAACATTTTGAAAGGGTTACAATTTTATTGCAAAACTGAGCAGTTGTTTACTTCAACAACTACTACTATCTTCAACCCCAAGAAGGCAAGAAGAAGTTGGGGTTGACAATATGAATCCTTACGATGTCTTTCAATTCACGCTTATCTCTGACCAATATTAcaccataaaaaaatataaaaataagttctctattttttttgtggGCATATAATGagagtagaaaattatttttgaaaaatatataagcCAGTTGCTAATGGTTTGAAGGCTATTTAGATTTCAGATGGATTGGATCCTGATTAAAAATGCAGTGACTAGATATATGATTTCTATCTTATGATGACTATAATGTTGTGTCCCTTTTGTCGTTTTCTACATACTAAGCTTTTTTCTTGTTGGACATAgcattttactttcttttttaaaaataattctgGGGAGATGTGACCCCAGTATAGATGAATATATGAACAACCAAAATTTTGGTTTAAAAGAACTGATAACGTAAGTTAAACCTACCTGGTTAATTTGGTTATAATGTGGTGGAATAGTTGAGCAAATCATTCCAGTCTCCTAGTGAAAGCCTTGTTTACACGCG
The DNA window shown above is from Solanum stenotomum isolate F172 chromosome 6, ASM1918654v1, whole genome shotgun sequence and carries:
- the LOC125867499 gene encoding fructose-bisphosphate aldolase 3, chloroplastic gives rise to the protein MASSSLVKLNASSSSWIGQQSFNQRSGSSCRLPVSKRRVSVVRATGSYTDELIKTAKTIASPGRGILAIDESNATAGKRLASIGLDNTEANRQAYRQLLLTTPGLGDYISGSILFEETLFQSTTDGKKFVDVLRDQNIVPGIKVDKGLVPLPGSNNESWCQGLDGLASRSAEYYKQGARFAKWRTVVSIPCGPSALAVKEAAWGLARYAAISQDNGLVPIVEPEILLDGDHPIERTLEVAERVWAEVFYYLAENNVVFEGILLKPSMVTPGAEHKEKATPDTIAKYTLTMLKRRVPPAVPGIMFLSGGQSEVEATLNLHAMNQSPNPWHVSFSYARALQNTVLKTWQGRPENVDAAQRALLIRAKANSLAQLGKYSAEGESEEAKKGMFVKGYTY